GAGAAAGTGCACAGTGACCTGGACAAGTTGGAGAAAGCAATAACAGCAAACCTCCGTCCACCGCTGGAGCAGAGTCGGGCTGTGCAGGACAGCACCGAGCGCTCCAAGGACCTGAAGGTACAAGGCCGTAGGAGCAGGCACATTGTGCCACGCAGGGACCCTGCTCCAGAGGCTGGGGTCCTTCCAAGGGGTCTTCAGGGTGGTTCTTGGTGTGCTGCATGCTGTTGGTGCTCCCAGAACTCCATGAAGGCATGGAGCAGCGCTACCACCGGCTAGTGaccaaacaaaaataccaaCACTTGCAGTCCAGGGCACAGCTTCTCCTtgtgcacagctcagcatctgCTCCGCTAGGCAACACTCCActcccttcccctccttctGACCCCTAATTAATTCAGGCTCCATGCCACAAACCTCCCTCGTTCCAGGAGGCAATCCACCTCCTGGCTGTGTCAAAATCCAAGTGCCACCACAAGTGAAAGCAAATTGCTCCGGCTGTCTGCAGCACTTTGATGTCCAGGCAAGAAGTCAGCCTTCAGGCTGCAGAACCCAGTGGTCCAGATGAGCTCAGCACGTTTCCAACAGAGCTAGAGCTGCTGTGAACCAGTCCCTCCCCAGCCAGAGCTTCCTTGCTGAGGGCTATCTAGCCTGCTCTGACAGAGCTGGATACGAGCCTGGATGGAGAAAATATCCTCATGTTCCCTCTAGGGCTGAAAGGCATCTGCCACCAAGCACACACCTcagccctgccctcccctcttGCACCAGACAGACACAGGTCAGCTGTTTTTTCCCATAGCCACAAGGTTCAGTTGCTACAAAGATTTTTCCCTACCACAGAACATAACCAATGAAGTCCGTCGCATCGAACCAGAGAAAATGAGGAAGGTCCAGGACTGCGAGGCCTTCATTGAGTCCGTGCCCAACACTGGGAGCGCTACGTTGGTGAAGAACAAGGTGGAGAACACCAACAAGAAGTATGACCGTGTGGttcagctgctcagtgctgcccaggaGAAGTAAGTCATGGCTCAAGCCCAGCAGAAAGTCAGGTCCAGCAGACTGGCTTGGcggtgatgggttgatggttggacttgatgatctttgagaccttttctaaccttaatggttctatgattcaacACCTTTCCCCTCGCGTCCATACAGAGTTGAGGTGGCCACGCACCTCGAGAAGAGTCTCCAGCAAGGCCGAGACCTGCTGTCCACATACGAGAACAAACTGGTGACAGACGACACCGTACCAGAGGACCTGCGGGTGATAGACCGTaagaaagaagagctgctggTGAGTGTTTCCTGCAGCCAGTTTTCTACCCTATTGACGTGCTTCACATACAGAACTGCTTCCCAAAagctgtggcagctgctgcccaagCCCCAAACTTGAATTGGTGGCAAAGGGATGACTGCCCCAGCGGGGACCCATTAACTGTGCCTGCTTTCAGTTCAGCTCCAACTTgcttttctccagcctgtcctcaGTGACACCAGCACAGTAGATGGGGACCAGTGACAAAAGCCTGGCACGTGTGCAGCCCTGAAGAacctctctctcctttttccacAGGCCATGGGCTCTGAGCTCCAATCCAAAAGGTTCTTGCTCAATGAGGCAGAGCAGAACTTGCTGAGGACAAAGACCTGCTCCAACACCCTGGCCAGCAAGTtccaggagcactgccctgacATTGAGCGGCAGGAAGCCGAGCTCTACAAGCTCAACCAGCGCTTCAACAACCTCAGCAAGCAAATTGACCACAGGTGAGGCCCTAGGAGAGCACCTAGCTGGAACTGGACCAGCCTGGGATATTTACGATAGGGAGGAGCCATTCTAAAATCAGAAGAAGCATAATGCTGTCTAGGAACGGGCAGTTGCAGATTGGCTTCCAGGCAGTGCCAAGGAAGAAGCAATAGATGTTCCTGGCACGTGCTGGCTGGGTAGGTCTGGGCAGCCTCTGGGATTAAGTGTTCTTGCTACAGAGATGGGGACCTTGGCAAGACTTGCCTGCACCGGCAGTAGGGGAGATAAGAGCATGAGCTGTCATCCACCCACATCTGCCTCTGCCTGGATCACAGCACATCTTGTGCTTTCTTATCCCCCTACAGGCTTACACCCAGCATTCAGCATCCTCCACATTTTCCCTGCAGTTTCCCTGTGACTCATTTCTCCTGCAGTTTCTACTTGCTTTCATACCAACCAGGTGGCACTGATTCCTGCAGAAGAGAACCTGCAAGGAGGGGGGTGGAGAACAGCTCCAGCTCAATTCCATGTCTGGGGAGCAGGGAAGGGGAAGCAGGGACCGATGAAGAGGTGTTCGCAGAAGATGACAATGGAGAATGTGCTGACATTGAGTCCATTTCCCCTACAGAACACAGaccctgcagaaagcaaagagtgCCTATTCCAACTACCGCACAAACTATGACAAAATCAACCAGTTCCTTTGCAACATCCCCAACTACGAGCCGCAGGAGACGGACAACATCCAGCAAGTGGAAGTGAAGCTGAAGAACCAAGCGGTAATTCTTTCTGAGAGCCTGGGCTGcttggggggaggggaaaaggacCACTGAGAGATCGTGAATGGAGTCAAACAGGTCCTGCACATAAAATGGGAAAACACACAGGCTTAAGCAGCTTTACTTTTACACTACGAGGTCCCACACTCTTACTTGTGACATGTTTGTAAATAACAGGGCAGTGCTAGGAGGTTGCAATTCTCGGTGTTGTAACTCCAGTGGCAACCCTCCCAAAAGGTAAACGAAGTCTTTGGGCTACTGCATTCCCTTTGACTGCATCTTTCTTTGTCCCAGGCGCTCCTTGGTGACATCGCAAGCAAAGAACAGGAGGTACAAAAAGTCTctgccacagctcagcagtaCCAGCAGGCAGTAAAGGTAAGGGCTGCAATTCTGCCAGCAGGAGGACTCTTTACATCCTACTGAGAGCTGCCTATTGAAGGCTTAGGAAGCCTACTGCCCATGCTCAAACAGTTGAGGAGCTGAACCCAGGTGATGTCTGCTCCAGCATGGACATCATGTGGCCATTAGCCAGGATTTCCTGCTTGGGAAAGGAGGTTTCCACTCCATGGCCAGTATTGGTGAGGTGACTGGCAAGTTTGGACATACTGCTGTGGTCACCAGGCTATAGGAATGCCAGAACCTGCTCAAGAGCCTGCAGGGTGACCCACAGATCTCACCAGCTTGCCCAAAACGTGGCCAAGGGAAGAAGTCAAGAGAGATGGAGCCTGGGAGGGTGACCAGGAATCTCACCCCTTCCTCCTGGGAACTTCTTCCCACAGGACTACGAGCTGGAAGCTGAGAAGCTGCGGTCCATCCTCGACCTCGAGAACGGACGCAATGGGTACATGAGCAAGAAACCCAGGCTGCAATCTCCAGCTGCAAAAGTGAAAGAGGAGGTAAGCAAGCAGTGCCCTACAGAGAGCTAAGGCAGCTCACAGCCTGTGGGGCCAACGGGGATTATGCAAACAAGCATTTCATGGTCAGCAGCCTCAACCCCGGAGTGGGCTGCAAGGGAGGGCAGAAGAACAAGGAAGGATGGCCATCATTCTGAAGCCACCCATTCTTGGGGCTCAGATGgccagaaagagaaaacactggaaTTACCACTTCTTTGtcaaagaggaaaagggaaagaaaatacaagtgaagatcttgaaaacatttcttctcttggAGTCATTTCACTGCCACAGACAGCATCCCTGATACAAGTGCTTATGGAGAGAGCAGGCCACCAGCCACTTGTTTGCACAGGATCTGTTTGCTTCCATCCTCAAACTCATCCTGCATATCGAGGCAGGCAAAGTGCCCACGTGGCTCTGCCTCAGTTGTATCTCTTTTTGCAAGTCTTGATTAGGAAAAACCCAGTTTAAAGAGGTGAGATTACACATGCCCCAAACCCACTCTCCCTGCCTTGAAGCCAGTCTGCTTGCTCTTATAGGAAGGTTTAAGAAAAGCACCCAGGGTTAGCTCTCGAGGGCATTGCTTCTGTTAAGCAAGACTTGACCCTGGTCAAGACCAGGGATGATCGCTGGTCCCACCACCTTTGCTGAACACTTCTTGTCTCCTAGGAAGCCATTCTGGCAGCCAAGTTCACCGAAGTGAATGCTGTGAATAGGCAGAGGCTGCAGAACCTGGAATTTGCTCAGAACCTCCTGCGGCAGGTAAGTCATCCCCCACACACAGAGGCTCAGGGCTTGGCTGTGGCTCCTGAGGGTCAGCTCACTGCAAGCTCAAGGTCTTGGCTTAGATCTCTGCATGCTGCAGGTGGGCAGCTTGACACAGCTGCAACAGGCTGGGGCAGTGTGATTCTGAGAGAATATGagaatcacacacacacacacacgtgccTTTGCTATTACAAGCTGAACTGGAAACAAATCTAGCtagcatttcagcatttcatacCCCTGAACCCATCAGTCAGCAGACACCTCAATGAAGAGTTCTGCCTGGGATCAGGCACAGGCTCTCCATGTTTTCCATTCATCCTTGGAAGcgctgtttcatttttaacgCTTTCTTTATGCCTTGCCCATACCAGAATTGCATCTCTCTCAGCTTAAAGCTTTGTCAGGTCAGCAACAGGTATCACTGAGAGCGATTTCCAGGCCAGAAATCCACAGAGCAGTTCAAGAAAAGCCCATCTGCAAATTGGCCCTGTTGAGCCTTTGCAATAGGCAGCCTCCATTAACCGAGATCAGCATCCTCCTGTAGTACTGCCACAGGAGTGAATGGAAAATCAAATAACCGAATGAACTTACTTGGTGCTTAACTACACACTCTTTTTCAACCACAGCAGCCAGAGGTTCAGGTGACGCAAGACTTCATCCAGACCAAAAAATCCGTAAGGCCTGTGGAAGAAGTCTGGAAGTTGAAGAAAGAGCTTGAGGATGAGACTCAGCGTCGGCAACAGCTAGAAGCTGAGATCCAAGCCATCCAGAACAACATTATCCACCTGCAAAACCAGAAGCCCCAAGAAACCGTAGTTAAGAAGGAATTGGTGAAGAAAGTGCCGGACCCGCAGCTGGAGGAGAGCTTCCACAAACTGCAGCAAAGCCTGGCAGAAGAGCAGCGCAAGAACCAGGTGCTGCAGGATGAGCTGGAGGCCCTTAAAATCAGGCTGCGTGTTTTGGAGCatgagaagaaggaaggagggcAGGAGTATATAGTGAAAGAGGTGTTGCGTATTGAGCAAGATAAGGCTCAAGCTGAAGAAATCTTGAGGCTCAAAGAAGAACTGGAAGAGCTCAGGAGGCAGGAAGGAACAAGGGAAAACGAGGTCAATCTTTTACGCCAACAAATCGCTGTGCTGTCCAGCGAGAAGAACAAAGAGCAGGAGAAGGTAACAGAGAAGGAGGTGCTGAAGCTGCAGAACGATCCCCAGCTGGAGATGGAATTCCGGATGTTGCAAGAGAACAAGCAGAGGGAGAGTGCCCTGAGGCAGAAACACGAGGAAGAGCTCAGCTTCCTCCAGGAGAAACTCAAACGCCTCGAGAAGGAACGGGCCATCGCTGAGGGCAAGATTACTGTCAAGGAGGTACTGAAGGTGGAGAAAGACGTGGCCATCGAGAGGGAGGTGAATGAGCTCCGGCGCCAGTACGAGGATGAGAAATCCAAGGGGCGTTCCAACGAGAGGGAGAAGGCCGAGCTGCTCAGGAAGatccagctgctggaggaagagAATGCCAAGGTGGTTGTCCAGGAGAAGGTGAGGGAGATCGTGCGGCCGGATCCTAAGGCTGAAAATGAAGTTGCCAACCTTCGGTTGGAGCTGGTAGAGCAGGAGAGGAGATACCGGGGTGGTGACGAACAGCTGAAGAGCTGTCAGAATGAACTGGCTGCTCTGAGGAATAGAGAGCCGCTGGTAGAAGTCAAAGAAGTCATTAAGGAGGTCATTAAGTACAAGAATGATCCAGAAACTGAAAAGGAGCTACAGCGGCTCCGTGAGGAAATCATAGAGAGGACGGGAGCCATTGAAAGAGCTGACCTTGAGATCTACCAGCTGAAACAAGAGATACAAGCTTTGAAAGACACCAAACCTCAAGTGCACACAAAAGAAGTTGTTCAAGAAATTCTACAGTTCCGGGAAGACCCTAAGACAAGAGAGGAGGTGGAATCTCTGAGAGTGCAGCTGGCCGAGGAACAAATGAAGCACGTTGACCTGGAGAGAGAACGGCTCCTCCAAGAAGACAAAGTAAGACAGAAAGAGGAGGAACTTTCCCAGGTGAAGGAGAAAGTGGTCCAGCAGGAAGTAGTGAAGTACGAGCAAGATCCTGCCTTGAAAGCTGAAGTGAACTCCTTCTCACAGAGCATCGAGAGTGAGCTGAAACAAATCGATTCCCTCCGTGAAGAACTGCGCAAGCTGCAGAGGAGGCGGTCTGAGCTGGAGCGACAACTGGAAGAACTGGAGAAGGAGAGACAGGCCCGCAGAGAGGCGGAACTGGAAGTGCAGAGGCTGAGGATTAGGCTGAATGAGCTAGAAGAGCAAGAGAGGGAAACGACGGAACGAGtaacagtgaaacagaaagtgATCCTTCAGCAAGATCCCCAGCAAGAGAAGGAGCACTCCCTCCTCAGGCTGGagctagaagaagaaaaacaccgGAGACAAGTCTTGCAAACTGAACTGGAAGCCTTGAGAAAGAAGCTTCTTTCGTTGGAGAAAATGGAGGTCAAAGAGAAAGTTGTCTTTTCAGAAAGTGTCCAAGTGGACAAAGGAGACACGGAGTATGAGATTCAGAAGCTGAAGAGCAAcctggaggaggagagcaggcGTAAGAGGGAGCTAGATGCAGATATCAATAGGCTCGAAACCAGGCTGTCCGAGGTGGAATTCAACAACTCTAAGTCATCGAAGGAACTAGACTTACTAAGAGAGGAAAACCACAAATTGCACCTTGAAAAGCAAAACCTGCTGATGGAAACAAGGAGGCTGCAATCAGAGATTGAACTCACAGCAACAGAAGCTCGGGATTTGAGAAACATGACCCACATGGACAGTGGACCAAACCTAGACTCCAGATTCCAAGCTCTGGAAAGAGAGTTAGATGATCTGAAGCAGTTATCaagagaaaaagatgcagaGATCGAGCAGCTCCAGAACCGCCTCAAGACAGTGGCAATCAAGAGGGAGCAAAGAGAGAACCACCTGAGGCGCTCCATTGTGGTCATCGATCCGGACACGGGCAAGGAGATGTCTCCAGAGGAAGCTCACGTGCTCGGCCTCATCGAATGGAGCCTCTTCGTCAAGCTGAAGAGTCAGGAATGCGACTGGGAAGAGATCTCGATCAAGGGGCCGAACGGGGAATCATCTGTGATCCTCGACAGGAAGTCAGGCAGAGAGTTCTCAATCGAAGATGCCCTGAAGAGCGGCAGACTGAGCACGGCCCAGTACAACAGTTACCTCAACAAGCAGATGTCAATTCAGGAGCTGGCAGTCCTGGTGTCTGGAAGCGATTACCCAGTGCTCGCTCCACTTTAGAACCTTCCCTTAAAGGCAGCGAGTCAGAGCTGCACCACTCGTTATGACTACCAGATCACTGCAAATCCTCGCCCTCCTTTGCGTCTTCCGAAATGCTACAGCCTCTGCCCAGCCGCGCTATGAAGCCGCACTGCTTGCTGTCATACGCTGCGGAAAAGCACCGCCAGTAGTGGAAAACACGTTTGTCAAGGCTACAACTAaaccttctctccctctctgcaGCCCTACCCAACCACTCGACAAACAAGATGACAAGTGAAGTACCTGAAGTCCAAAAGACTCAGCCAAACCTGCAGTTTCTTCAACACACAGCcacaaaggcaggaaaaaaaaaaagcaaagcacagatgTTAGAGAGACTGAAGGTCAAAATGATTCTGGGGTGACCAGCGAGAGCTGGGTGCGTCAGCTCCACGTTGGTAAGGCACGCAGTTTGACTGTGGACAACCAAATGATGGGGTTATCCTCGGAAATAAACGGCTCTGTAAGCAAAAGGCGTGATGCACACCTCGCTTTGGTATCATCACATCAACACCGAGACCTTTTTGCTCACCGGCGTGCTGATGCTGCTGGGCAAGAGCGAAATGAAGCACAGCAATTTGATGGTGTCAGCCCTGGATTCAGGAGGAGCATTCCTATACCAGAGTTCACTAAGAAGCAGGTGAAGAGCCGGCAGCAGTGCCGAACACAAGATGCTGGTGCAAAGCATGCAACCGTAACCAAACGCAGAGTGCCTTCAAAACACACTTAGCTCACCTCGTGGCTGAGAGCCATTCGTGCTGGTATCTTATGGAATAGAGTTACAGCAGCTAAACGTCTCACTTACTTGTGTACGGGAACGGGAAGTAGAGGGGAATTCTATTTAtagtatgaaataaaaacatgcagtGGTTCCAATCAGgtgcttgttttcctttattgcCGACGGTGGTCTCTTGATCCTTGGATTTACAGGAAGATGCCAGTTCAGAGtcaatgttaaaaataaatcaataaataggACTGTTCCTTTGAGCAGGCCCAGCATTAGCATTAGATGGGAGGGAACTGCACCACCAAGTGAGACTGCAGCTACAGGAAGAGGGATTTATGCTGGGATGGTACCGGAGACTTGTAGAGCACAACAAATCATTTCCTTTACCCCAATTTCTGCTTTGCCAGGGCAAGGAGcctctcccctctctctctccctacCAGATTCTAGGCACGCAGACAATCAAAATTTAAACCCCAGGATCTTTTTCACATTATGTCACCACCTGACACAGCAAaagctccagcagagcagagctgccttttAACCATACTCACATCCAGCTCTGCCCCAATCAGCCTGCATTCTTCATGCGATGCCTCTCCTTCCAGTAAGCTCAATACCTGAGCCCCAGCAAACTCCGCCAccaacagaagcagcagtgagcattCACTGACCATCCATCTTGGCTTTGGAGATCAGTGCAATTATTTTACCTTTGTAAATGACTGGATCACACAGGATCATGCCATTGCTCCAGCAGATACctggtccttccaacccaaaccattccatgattcaaaAGCATTGAATAGGGAAGCATAAACAATTCCACCATCACAATGGCTTCGGAGCCATAGTGCACTTACAAAGTAAGAGATATTAGTTAGAAggcaattaattaattagtcACTCGAGAAATAGATGGTCAGGAGATGATCACCAAGCTAAAACAAATTCATGAAAGCGAAATGGTGAAAACTAGAgggaagaagatggaaaaaaagcattttggaaaCGTTGAAACAATTTATTCAGTTATTCTGTACAAGATTAACAGTTTTCATACCACCCCCATCATCTTCAGCAAGACAGTCccatcacacacaaaaaaatataatagtAAACCGCAGCTCTTACATCCAAAAGGAACTGCCCTAAAAAGTAAGTGCTATGGGAGCCTCACTGCCCCACGCTGTCACGGAAGTGCTGCACGTTGCCTCGTCGAGGCAGAGGCCAGAGCCCTGGCTCCCCATCAGCTGTCAGGCCTCCGCGTGGttctgccttgctgcagctctgctccgtACCATTCACTCATTCATTATAGCAtgtaaagaaaagaggaaaaaaaaaaatatatcccaCAGAATTTCCACCAAATAAACATTTCCCTGAGGCAAGAGGCTTCGCTATATTCCTAGAACGAGGGCGTTCTGCTCTGGCCATGCACACAGGTGCCTCCCAGCAGAAGCATTCAAGTGAAAGCAAAGAGAGGGAGTAGAACCAGCACCCTGGGTCACTCGCTGCGAGTCCCTGTCCTGCCAGGTGTTTGCTGaactgtttgttgttgtttcagcAACCATGGGAAGTTGAAGGTGCAAAGCACCTCTCAGGATGAGGCCTCCAACGGGAACCATGCGACATCCACTGATCAGAGACCAACGATGACTGCTGTGCTTCGTTTTAGTCACACAAGTTCTTGTCTTTGGCTCTTTTGCTACAACCTAGATATTTTCtgtaaacagatttttaattctgagctgcatttttatacatatatatatatatatataaagaatgCAGTGATCTTGGAAAATTACATAGTAGCTCAAACTGAGAACAGTCAGTCTCGGAGCTTACAAAAAAgtagggaaaacaaaagcagatatttGCTGGTATAAACAGCGCCAGCATCCTACCTGAAAGCTCTAGGAGGAAGGCTGCAGACTTTCCCTTGAACTACCAGTTAAATCTATGCAGATGAGTGCCACCGTGGCACGATTCAAATGTGGGCTCCAGGAGCCTGAGAAAAAGAGACTGgggagagcagaaaaataaaacccacaaaGCTCAGTTGGAACCACAGCCTGCCTTTAGCTATACACAGTTCATAAGGGTGTGCTCAGGGGAGAATTATTTAGGGCTAAGAGTTAAAAAATCATCTTAGGAAATCAAAATGACGCACCCCCAACTCCAGATGGTCCCCATTCCTGCAGCTGGGACAAGCGCATGATTCTAGTGCAGAAATCATCAAGGAGAGCAATACTCTTCTCTGGAATTCATTTGAATATAAGTGACCTTGGTTAATCTAGATCATTCCCTCTGCCCACTAAAGAGATCGTTACTGACAACCCTAGGAAAGAATGGCTTTAGGGGAGGGTCTGGAACCCGCTTGCACAAACTCTGATAAGAACTGGTGCTCTTGCTGGATTTGGTACTGTGTTCGCAGTCACCAAGACACCATTTAAGTCCAGACAGTGCAGCTTTTTTGATGTGCAACCATAAAAAGCTCtattaaataaacagaatacATCTTAAATACAGAATGATTTAAAAAGGGTTGAGGAGCACATAAAATAGGGCTGAAATGTGTGTCACTAGTCCATTCTTGCTCCACCATAAAAGGCACTGGAATTATGTCTTCCTATACACGTGACATGCTGAGAAGTGTCCCATTCAATCCAATGCATTCAACAGTAATGAGGATAAAACTGAGCAGGAAAAAAGCATccctttggaggaaaaaaaaaataactgcaaaaacCAAAAGATGTAGAATTCTCAACGTCCATGAGTGCATCTAGAAGTGTCTCTCTAAAGagtcttctttctcctccagagGGGAACATCAGATGGTTCGTTAGATTCACCGCACAGGAAATGTTAAGTCCTCCTATTAAGTGTAGCACAGCTTAATAgtacaattgaaaaaaaaaatctcagtgaaaTGTCTTCAGAAAGCACTGGCAGTGCTAGAATTGTCCAAGTAAatccaaagcaaaagaaagaagcacCTTTCATACCCTCCACAGGGAGACCAAGGAGGTATAACTGGGCTTGGAGGTACTTGGCAGACGCAGACGCGGGTGAGTGGGAatccagcagccccaggcttCCTGCAGGAAAGCCAGGCCACCCGAGTCTTCGTGTGAGTTCCAGCTCGTGCCAGTGCCAGGGAATGCGTGAAGGGCAGCAGCAATACAAGAGTGCTACAAACACTTCTCTCATCGGGACGTGGCTCGAGGCGGCCCTCGGTGTGGGGCTTTACTCTGAAAACCTCTGAGCAAACGCACCAACAAAGCCCTCGTTGAAGTTCAGTCTCTCCAGTTGTCGTTGAGTAGAAGACACGGTCGGTATTCATGAACTAACAGCTCCTCCGGGTTTATCCTATGTGTGCTCTAGCTCCCCTCCTGGCAGACGTCACAACTTCCGCTGCTGTGTGTTGGACCCTTTGCCGTGAAGCTGAGAGGcgtctgaaagaaaacagaagcaaatggGGAAGGGTTTCAGCATCAGCTCCGCCGAGCTGcgtgcagcagctgagctgcagtcaCAGGAAGCACCGAGGGTCTCCCGTGGCCTCTCAACAAAAGCACCACAGCATGGGTTCGGATGGCTGGTTGACTAGCTAGCTTGGCAATCTCTGTCCTCTAAAAGCCAGGCTGTGGTGTCTCCCCACCTAGGAAACTAGAAACTCATGGTGCTTGCTGCCTAGCATCTGCAGTTGATTTGAGTATCACTCAGCAGACCTCTGCTGTGGTAATGAAGTCCCACTGATAGCAACAGGAGTCATAGGAATCTAACCACTGGagtaagaaaaaggagaggacaCGAAGGAAAAAGAGTAAATGCAGTGAATAGAGAAAGAGTAAGGTAGTTTAACATATCAGAATTCTCCAGGAACAATTAAAACTACCACCAGATCACAGTGAACAAATGCATGTACCGAGACGTGCAATCAAGCAGCAGTGGCACCAAGCAGGGCAGCAACAGCTCCTTCTCCAGGACAAGGACAGTTCATTCCATGCAAGGCTGCAGTCCCAGCACACAGTACTTCTAAAGCAAGCAGTTGCAACAACATCGGCCACAGCACGCAGGAACACCCGTcagcaaatgcagcagcaaCAAGCAAGTACACACCGGATGCTCCTTGCTCAAATGCTTTTTGATGAATGCTGCCATGAGCACCTGCACATAAGGCATCAACAGTTCCTTGCATTTGTAGCAACCTCCCAAATGCCAGCTGGCAGCTTtcaggcagagcagtgcagctgtggctATCTGCTTGTACAGCCAGCTACAGTTCCCTCCACCAAAGAAACAGGAGATCTTTTAAGACCACggtggccaaaaaaaaaagccattttgttCTTCAACAAAGCACCACAAATTGGTAATACTGTCAGAGAAGACTGCACTGTGCTCAGTCTTCAATGTCTGCGTGAAAACACCAAGTGAGGGCTCTAAATTCCttcagatgagaaaaagaaCTCCTCCCCAGTGACACAGGATACATTTCACATGTTCAAACCGAAATCAATCTCCTCACTCTCCAGCAAGTGGAAGTTTaggaacaggaaggaaaggtctgtcacacagcaactgctgcatggggctgcttctgctctgccacCTGGAAGGACCCAACAACTCACCCCACACAAACTCCACTAAAACAAGCAAAGGAGAGGAATTCTTCCCATTTTCACCAGCGGTCTCTTCTTTCTCCAACAAACACTCAGCAGCCAAGGGCATTTCGCATGGACTGCTCCAGGAGACCACATCAcctccagcagtgtgcccacgCATCTACTAATGGCTTCAGTGCCACAGTATGAAGCCAGCACAGTCACTGCCACATCAGACTCACTGCCCAGGTAAGAATCTAAGACAGCCGTGCTGAACCACGCTGAGGACCCAAGGGACTCTTGatcagaaacagctgcagcaatTACCAATGGCACAATTACCAAAGCAGACATGCCCAATCTGGTGTCccttcatttccatttcctgcatgctgaatggattcctctctcctctccttcctctgcagttctTACAAACACTTGCAACCCACTGCgccacagcaggcagagctccaATTATCAGCAGAGATGTTCTCTGGACATCTCTTGTTTTATGCATCAGTTCTGCAGGCATCAAACGGGGAGGAGCAGGCTTAACTGCAAAATCATCACATCGTCAGCACCAAGGAAAACAGCCTGCATCCCTCACTGTAAAGGAGATGTGGGCAATTAGCTCAGCACACGGATGCAAGACATTCTGGTCTGACACACTTTATGTAGGTCACCAGTGACAAAACTCCACACAGACAGCATATTCAATTTCGGGCAGCCCTGGCAGACTGTGCATAAAGAGGCACGGCTTTCATCCTAACAGAACAAGCCTCTACCACGACGCAAGCAGCAACGTTAAGTGCCTCCAGGTGCTCACTCCAAGCAGTGAGTGCTCCTCATTTCAGAAGCACACGTTTGTGCTGGCtaacaaaacagcaaagg
This window of the Lagopus muta isolate bLagMut1 chromosome 15, bLagMut1 primary, whole genome shotgun sequence genome carries:
- the PPL gene encoding periplakin isoform X1, coding for MHSLFRKRNKGKYSPSVQKKSISSKELTELIERLQKNADQVEKNIVETDSRMQNDLHKIKACQLAQYKELTAQKLTESDKLLYVLDGDAAVARHMKHPQGDMITEDIRQLKERVANLRVKHDQIYNFPLQHIEPQVNWCTVIEEKQDALCGKGFGTDLPLVNSQVEEHNIFHNEVMAIGPHITKEGNKGYTSDLQAKYQKLLASSQQRQQDLNSLQDYMQRCTNKLYWLDQQAKDRTHYDWSDHNLDYPSRRRQYENFIHRKLEEKEEAINKLHADGDQLLAQNHPGKNAIEAHIEAVHADWKEYLNFLICEESHLKFMEDFHKFQKDAKDAQQLLKKVDTDLDQKYSPEFKDRYQLESLLRELDDQEKALEKYDAVVQSLQERSQHVLPLRYRRLPPPQPIPVEALCEYEGEQGQITRGAHYTLQKNSGDIWEVMDGAGGAISAPGVCFMIPPPDAEAIALADQIADSYVAVKEKTSNCRNILQQRYEGLKADSIGDAASVQGRQLLAGLEKVHSDLDKLEKAITANLRPPLEQSRAVQDSTERSKDLKNITNEVRRIEPEKMRKVQDCEAFIESVPNTGSATLVKNKVENTNKKYDRVVQLLSAAQEKVEVATHLEKSLQQGRDLLSTYENKLVTDDTVPEDLRVIDRKKEELLAMGSELQSKRFLLNEAEQNLLRTKTCSNTLASKFQEHCPDIERQEAELYKLNQRFNNLSKQIDHRTQTLQKAKSAYSNYRTNYDKINQFLCNIPNYEPQETDNIQQVEVKLKNQAALLGDIASKEQEVQKVSATAQQYQQAVKDYELEAEKLRSILDLENGRNGYMSKKPRLQSPAAKVKEEEAILAAKFTEVNAVNRQRLQNLEFAQNLLRQQPEVQVTQDFIQTKKSVRPVEEVWKLKKELEDETQRRQQLEAEIQAIQNNIIHLQNQKPQETVVKKELVKKVPDPQLEESFHKLQQSLAEEQRKNQVLQDELEALKIRLRVLEHEKKEGGQEYIVKEVLRIEQDKAQAEEILRLKEELEELRRQEGTRENEVNLLRQQIAVLSSEKNKEQEKVTEKEVLKLQNDPQLEMEFRMLQENKQRESALRQKHEEELSFLQEKLKRLEKERAIAEGKITVKEVLKVEKDVAIEREVNELRRQYEDEKSKGRSNEREKAELLRKIQLLEEENAKVVVQEKVREIVRPDPKAENEVANLRLELVEQERRYRGGDEQLKSCQNELAALRNREPLVEVKEVIKEVIKYKNDPETEKELQRLREEIIERTGAIERADLEIYQLKQEIQALKDTKPQVHTKEVVQEILQFREDPKTREEVESLRVQLAEEQMKHVDLERERLLQEDKVRQKEEELSQVKEKVVQQEVVKYEQDPALKAEVNSFSQSIESELKQIDSLREELRKLQRRRSELERQLEELEKERQARREAELEVQRLRIRLNELEEQERETTERVTVKQKVILQQDPQQEKEHSLLRLELEEEKHRRQVLQTELEALRKKLLSLEKMEVKEKVVFSESVQVDKGDTEYEIQKLKSNLEEESRRKRELDADINRLETRLSEVEFNNSKSSKELDLLREENHKLHLEKQNLLMETRRLQSEIELTATEARDLRNMTHMDSGPNLDSRFQALERELDDLKQLSREKDAEIEQLQNRLKTVAIKREQRENHLRRSIVVIDPDTGKEMSPEEAHVLGLIEWSLFVKLKSQECDWEEISIKGPNGESSVILDRKSGREFSIEDALKSGRLSTAQYNSYLNKQMSIQELAVLVSGSDYPVLAPL